From Rhodoferax sp. AJA081-3, the proteins below share one genomic window:
- a CDS encoding DUF4139 domain-containing protein — protein sequence MHRPLRASLFTLTLIAGATSLAHAQTEEQRSTLADQQEVAVTIYNENLALVKDQRKIQLKRGASNLAFRDVSARMRPETALLRSTTAPGSVSVLEQNFDFDLLTPQKLLEKYVGRNVSIIRTNVATGQETTEQAQVLSANSGVVMKIGDRIETGIPGRIIYGDVPANLRDRPTLVMALDNAGAQQQDLELSYLTGGLAWKADYVVELNAAEDKLDISGWVTLTNTSGATYRNAKLQLVAGDVNQVAPQREMLMRAVAAPAPAMAKARNDMVEESLFEYHLYTLTRPTTIAENQTKQVSLLSASGVPARKELLLKGNDYYYQSSHGDLGQKMKVGVFVEFDNKETAQLGMPLPKGIIRVYKKDKAGNAQFIGEDRVDHTPKNETVRLKLGDAFDVTADKKQTDFKKLSGTSKYNYVFESAYEVVLKNAKKEPVVVTVQEPMPGDWQVLSSSLPHTKGSSNTAVWKVTVPAEGNTKLVYRSLVRF from the coding sequence ATGCACAGACCCCTTCGCGCCTCCCTGTTCACGTTGACCCTCATCGCCGGCGCCACCAGCTTGGCCCATGCCCAGACAGAAGAGCAGCGCAGCACGCTGGCCGACCAGCAAGAAGTGGCCGTCACCATCTACAACGAAAACCTGGCTCTGGTCAAAGACCAGCGCAAGATACAACTCAAGCGTGGTGCGTCCAATCTGGCCTTCCGCGATGTCAGCGCCCGTATGCGGCCCGAGACCGCACTGCTGCGCAGCACCACGGCGCCGGGCAGCGTTTCGGTGCTGGAGCAAAACTTTGACTTTGACCTGCTGACCCCGCAAAAGCTGCTGGAGAAGTATGTGGGCCGCAATGTCAGCATCATCCGCACCAATGTCGCCACCGGGCAAGAGACCACCGAGCAGGCACAGGTGTTGTCCGCCAACAGCGGTGTCGTGATGAAGATTGGCGACCGCATCGAGACCGGAATCCCTGGGCGCATCATCTACGGCGACGTACCCGCCAACCTGCGCGACCGCCCCACCCTGGTCATGGCGCTGGACAATGCCGGCGCCCAGCAGCAAGACCTGGAGCTGAGTTACCTGACCGGCGGCCTGGCCTGGAAGGCCGACTACGTGGTTGAGCTCAATGCCGCTGAAGACAAACTCGACATCTCCGGCTGGGTCACGCTAACCAATACCAGCGGCGCCACCTACCGCAATGCCAAGCTGCAACTGGTGGCGGGGGATGTGAACCAGGTCGCACCCCAGAGGGAGATGCTGATGCGCGCGGTGGCTGCCCCCGCTCCCGCCATGGCAAAGGCCAGGAACGACATGGTGGAAGAGTCACTCTTCGAATACCACCTCTACACCCTGACCCGCCCCACCACGATTGCCGAGAACCAGACCAAGCAGGTGTCGCTGCTGTCCGCCTCTGGCGTACCGGCGCGCAAGGAGCTGCTGCTCAAGGGTAATGACTATTACTACCAAAGCAGCCACGGTGACCTGGGCCAGAAGATGAAGGTGGGTGTGTTTGTGGAGTTCGACAACAAGGAGACCGCCCAACTGGGCATGCCACTGCCCAAGGGCATCATCCGCGTCTACAAGAAAGACAAGGCTGGCAATGCCCAGTTCATTGGTGAAGACCGGGTGGACCACACCCCCAAAAACGAAACCGTGCGCCTGAAGCTGGGTGACGCCTTTGACGTGACCGCCGACAAGAAACAGACCGACTTCAAAAAACTCAGCGGCACCAGCAAATACAACTACGTGTTTGAGAGCGCTTACGAGGTGGTGCTGAAAAACGCCAAAAAAGAACCCGTGGTGGTGACCGTGCAGGAACCCATGCCCGGCGACTGGCAGGTGCTCTCCAGCAGCCTGCCGCACACAAAGGGCTCCAGCAATACCGCAGTATGGAAGGTCACCGTGCCTGCCGAAGGCAATACCAAGCTGGTCTATCGCAGCCTGGTGCGGTTCTAA
- a CDS encoding undecaprenyl-diphosphate phosphatase has translation MDIALLIKAAVMGVVEGFTEFLPISSTGHLILAGELMNFLDHDKRQVFEISIQTGAIFAVILVYWQKIRSTLLALPTQVQAQKFALNVLIGFLPAVVLGLLFGKVIKAHLFTPVVVATTFIVGGFIILWAEKRQAAGGTAVRVLEADDMDWKDALKVGLVQCLAMVPGTSRSGATIIGGMLLGLSRKAATDFSFYLAIPTLVGAGVYSLYKDRALLSMADVPLFAVGLVMSFLSAWVCVRWLLRFIATHSFVGFAYYRIAFGIVVLATAWTGTVNWAA, from the coding sequence TTGGATATTGCATTGCTGATCAAGGCCGCTGTGATGGGTGTTGTGGAGGGCTTTACAGAATTTTTACCAATTTCCAGCACGGGCCACCTGATCCTGGCCGGGGAGCTGATGAATTTTCTGGACCACGACAAGCGCCAGGTGTTTGAAATCTCCATCCAGACCGGTGCCATCTTTGCCGTGATCCTGGTGTATTGGCAAAAAATCCGCAGCACGCTGCTGGCGCTGCCCACCCAGGTGCAGGCCCAGAAATTTGCGTTGAATGTGCTGATTGGTTTCCTGCCGGCCGTGGTGCTGGGCCTGCTGTTTGGCAAAGTCATCAAGGCCCATTTGTTTACCCCGGTGGTGGTGGCCACCACCTTTATCGTGGGTGGTTTCATCATTTTGTGGGCCGAAAAGCGCCAGGCCGCGGGCGGCACCGCGGTGCGGGTGCTGGAAGCCGACGACATGGACTGGAAAGACGCGCTGAAGGTCGGCCTTGTGCAGTGCCTGGCCATGGTGCCGGGCACCAGCCGCAGTGGCGCCACCATCATTGGCGGCATGCTGCTGGGCCTGTCACGCAAGGCGGCGACCGACTTCTCGTTTTACCTGGCCATCCCCACCTTGGTGGGGGCAGGCGTGTACAGCCTGTACAAAGACCGTGCCTTGCTCAGCATGGCCGATGTGCCGCTGTTTGCAGTGGGGCTGGTCATGTCCTTCCTGAGTGCCTGGGTGTGTGTGCGCTGGTTGCTGCGCTTTATTGCCACCCACAGCTTTGTGGGGTTTGCCTATTACCGTATCGCGTTTGGCATCGTGGTGTTGGCCACCGCGTGGACCGGCACGGTGAACTGGGCGGCTTAA
- a CDS encoding DUF6622 family protein, whose translation MLMQILTNTPNWVFAVFGILLCLGINQMRTRTVGLTRSTIVPLAMTVLSLYGVVSVFGDTPQSLLTWVVGAALAFALYSSTARANQIRYDATSRTFVLPGSVVPLILFMGIFLTKYAVGVSTRLQPALVHDSSFALSLGMLYGAFSGVFLARATQLWRVALAQPRVDAHKTSLA comes from the coding sequence ATGCTGATGCAAATTTTGACCAACACACCCAACTGGGTTTTCGCCGTATTCGGCATCCTGCTGTGTCTGGGCATCAACCAGATGCGTACCCGCACCGTGGGCCTGACCCGCTCCACCATCGTTCCACTGGCCATGACGGTTCTGTCTTTGTACGGTGTCGTCTCGGTTTTTGGCGACACCCCCCAATCCCTGCTGACCTGGGTGGTCGGCGCGGCGCTGGCATTTGCGCTTTACAGCTCCACGGCCCGTGCAAACCAGATTCGGTACGACGCAACCAGCCGCACCTTTGTGCTGCCTGGCAGTGTGGTGCCGCTGATTCTATTCATGGGTATCTTCCTGACCAAATACGCCGTGGGTGTCAGCACACGGTTGCAGCCTGCGCTGGTGCATGACAGCAGTTTTGCGTTGAGCTTGGGTATGTTGTACGGCGCATTCAGCGGCGTGTTTCTGGCCCGTGCCACCCAGCTGTGGCGTGTAGCCCTGGCCCAGCCCCGGGTTGACGCACACAAGACTTCGCTGGCCTGA